The Daucus carota subsp. sativus chromosome 2, DH1 v3.0, whole genome shotgun sequence genome includes a window with the following:
- the LOC135150428 gene encoding uncharacterized protein LOC135150428 has protein sequence MAFGLTNAPAFMDLMNRVFKKYLDKFVIVFIDDILIYSKTTEEHAEHLKTALEILRKKKLYAKFSKCEFWLEEVQFLGHIVSREGIKVDPAKIEAIMNWERPKTPTEIRRFLGLAGYYRRFVRDFSRIATPLTKLTRKNEKFIWNEKCEESFQDLKKRLVSAPVLSLPDDQGNFVIYSDASYKGLGCVLMQHDKVIAYASRQLKPHEQKYLTHDLELAAIVFALKIWRHYLYGEKCEIYTDHKSLKYIFTQKELNMRQRRWLELIKDYDCTINYHPRKANVVADALSRKERLNVLTVPEELYKEFQKLEIEVRIREPSEIAVYTMTFQPELLEKIKKCQEEVMNQDVNKLVGEELCTQKDDQGLPKTKANHDAIWVIVDRLAKSAHFLPINERFSLDKLVHMYLKEIVVHHGVPVSIVSDRDPRFNLRFWKSFQECLGTKLNMSTAYHPQTDGQSERTIQTIEDMLRVCAIDFKGNWDEHLPLVEFAYNNSYHASIGMPPYEALYGRKCRSPVYWDEVGERKILGPELVQQTKEVIEIIQKRLIAAQSRQRNYADQSRRDVEFEDGEAVLLKVSPWKGLSRFGKKGKLSPRYVGPFEILRRIGKVAYELALPPQMEHIHNVFHVSMLKKYNPDSKHVIEYEPIELEADLSYVEKPVEILDRKEKVLRNKYLEDTLELHSTSASKLNHDIDDSVLLNYIVDHLEL, from the exons atggcctttggattaacgaatgcaccagcttttatggatttaatgaatagagtctttaagaagtatttggacaagtttgtgattgtttttatagatgatattctgatatattctaagacaACTGAGGAGCatgcagaacacttaaaaaCAGCCTTAGAGATACTAAGGAAGAAGAAGTTGTATGCgaagttttctaaatgtgaattctggttagaagaagttcaatttctaggacacatagtgagtcgtgaaggaatcaaggtagatccagcaaagattgaagctataatgaattgggaaagaccaaagaccccCACAGAAATCAGGAGATTCTTAGGGTTAGCAGGTTACTACAGAAGGTTTGTACGggatttctcaagaattgcaaccccactgactaagttaactagaaagaatgaaaagttcatatggaatgagaagtgtgaggaaagttttcaggatTTAAAGAAAAGATTAGTGTCAGCACCAGTATTGTCccttccagatgatcaaggaaattttgtgatttatagtgatgcctcttataaaggattaggatgtgtattgatgcagcatgataaagttattgcgTATGCGTCTAGACAACTTAAACCTCATGAACAGAAGTACCTTACTCATGACCTGGAGTtagcagctattgtatttgcaCTAAAAATATGGAGACACTATCTGTACGGAGAAAAGTGTGAGATTTACacagatcataaaagtttgAAGTACATCTTTACTCAGAAAGAgcttaacatgagacaaagaagatggttagagttgattaaggattatgattgtacgattaaTTATCATCCAAGAAAAGCCAACGTAGTAGcggatgctttaagtagaaaggagaGGTTAAATGTATTGACTGTGCCAGAGGAATTGTATAAAGAGTTTCAAAAGTTGGAAATCGAGGTAAGAATTCGTGAACCATCAGAGATAGCAGTGTATACCATGACCTTCCAACCAGAGCtattagaaaagattaagaagtgccaagaagaagtaaTGAATCAGGATGTAAACAAATTAGTAGGAGAAGAgttatgtacacagaaagatgacCAGG gattaccGAAGACAAAAGCAAATCATGATGCCATCTGGGTTATAGTGGATAGATTAGCCAAATCAGCTCATTTTCTTCCGATTAATGAGAGGTTTTCTTTGGATAAACTGGTTCATATgtacttgaaagagattgtagttcatcatggagtccccgtatccattgtatcagatagagatccacgATTTAATTTGAGATTCtggaaaagttttcaagaatgcttgggcactaaattgaatatgagtacggcatatcatccacagACAGACGGCCAAAGTGAGAGAACTATTCAGACAATCGAGGATATGTTACGTGTTTGTgcaatcgatttcaaaggcaattgggacgaacatctacctttagtggaatttgcatataataatagttatcacgCGAGTATTGGAATGCCTCCATATGAAGCCCTTTACGGACGCAAATGTCGATCAccagtatattgggatgaagtcggaGAACGCAAAATACTTGGACCAGAACTAGTGCAGCAAACCAAGGAAGTCATCGAAATTATTCAGAAGCGACTAATTGCAGCGCAAAGTCGTCAACGGAACTACGCAGATCAATCCCGGAGAGacgtagaatttgaagacggagaagcagtACTGCTAAAGGTATCACCATGGAAAGGGCTatccagattcggaaagaaaggcaagctAAGTCCCCGATATGTCGGGCCATTCGAAATCTTGAGGCGTATTGGCAAAGTAGCGTATGAATTGGCATTACCCCCACAAATGGAGCAtattcataacgtctttcatgtatcgatgcttaaaaagtataatccagattcgaAGCATGTGATAGAGTATGAGCCGATAGAACTGGAGGCAGATTTATCTTATGTAGAAAAGCCAGTAGAAATCctagatagaaaagagaagGTGTTAAGGAACAAG TATCTTGAAGATACTCTTGAATTGCATTCTACTTCTGCTTCAAAGTTAAATCATGATATTGATGACTCtgttttattgaattatattgttgatcatcttgaatTATGA
- the LOC135150288 gene encoding uncharacterized protein LOC135150288, producing the protein MELESDNISFIGHGLAGIQGPMYWPTGTNCFHTRKVIYKLSPDHNITHWHKVNYFICLKEREIKIPAHTKSDSRPLPDYAPTTGYNLVFTDQYQFLMLSHGSLDELNSQLEEPLPVNHFRPRYPYLTKRMEFLGQSRMKH; encoded by the exons ATGGAGCTGGAAAGTGATAATATATCT TTTATAGGGCATGGACTGGCAGGAATTCAAGGACCAATGTACTGGCCTACTGGAACAAATTGTTTCCATACAAGAAAAGTTATATACAAGCTTTCACCTGATCATAATATTACACACTG GCACAAAGTAAACTATTTCATCTGTTTGAAGGAAAGAGAAATAAAGATTCCTGCTCATACAAAGTCTGACTCCAGGCCTCTCCCGGATTATGCTCCTACAACCGGATACAATCTTGTGTTTACCGACCAGTATCAGTTTCTAATGCTTTCCCAT GGATCTTTAGATGAACTTAATAGCCAGCTGGAGGAGCCTTTACCTGTTAATCATTTCCGCCCCAG GTACCCTTACTTAACCAAGAGAATGGAATTCCTGGGCCAGAGCCGAATGAAACACTGA